In Chroicocephalus ridibundus chromosome 12, bChrRid1.1, whole genome shotgun sequence, a single genomic region encodes these proteins:
- the NELFCD gene encoding negative elongation factor C/D isoform X2 — MEDADYLEGSAAEWGNEADGGAQDDEDGEGEDDAEVQQECLKKFSTPDYIMEPSIFNTLKRYFQAGGSPENVIQLLSENYTAVAQTVNLLAEWLIQTGVEPVQVQETVENHLKSLLIKHFDPRKADSIFTEEGETPAWLEQMIAHTTWRDLFYKLAEAHPDCLMLNFTVKLISDAGYQGEITSVSTACQQLEVFSRVLRTSLATILDGGEENLEKNLPEFAKMVCHGEHTYLFAQSMMSILAQEEQGGSAVRRIAQEVQRYAHEKGHDASQITLALGTAASYPRACQALGAMLSKGALNPADITVLFKMFTSMDPPPVELIRVPAFLDLFMQSLFKPGAKINQDHKHKYIHILAYAASVVEMWKKNKRVSINKDELKSTSKAIETVHNLCCNENKGASELVAELSTLYQCIRFPVVAMGVLKWVDWTVSEPRYFQLQTDHTPVHLALLDEISTCHQLLHPQVLQLLVKLFETEHSQLDVMEQLELKKTLLDRMVHLLSRGYVLPVVSYIRKCLEKLDTDISLIRYFVTEVLDVIAPPYTSDFVQLFLPILENESIAGTIKTEGEHDPVTEFIAHCKSNFIMMN, encoded by the exons ATGGAGGACGCCGATTACCTCGAGGGCAGCGCGGCGGAGTGGGGCAACGAGGCGGACGGAGGGGCG CAAGACGATGAAGATGGAGAGGGAGAAGATGATGCTGAAGTGCAGCAAGAATGCCTGAAGAAATTTTCAACCCCAGACTACATAATGGAGCCGTCTATATTTAACACGTTAAAGAG ATATTTCCAAGCAGGAGGTTCTCCAGAGAATGTTATCCAGCTCCTCTCAGAAAACTACACTGCAGTGGCGCAGACTGTAAATTTGCTGGCAGAGTGGCTCATTCAGACAG GTGTTGAGCCAGTGCAAGTTCAGGAGACTGTAGAAAACCATTTAAAGAGCTTACTTATCAAGCATTTTGACCCTCGGAAAGCAGATTCCATCTTtacagaggaaggagag ACTCCAGCCTGGCTTGAGCAAATGATAGCACATACTACGTGGAGAGATCTCTTTTACAAGTTGGCAGAAGCCCATCCTGACTGTTTAATGCTTAATTTTACTGTGAAG cTTATATCTGATGCTGGATATCAAGGGGAAATAACCAGTGTTTCAACAGCTTGTCAGCAACTGGAAGTGTTTTCCAGAGTCCTGCGTACATCTCTGGCAACAATTTTagatggaggagaagaaaaccttgaaaaaaacCTCCCTGAGTTTGCt AAGATGGTGTGCCATGGAGAACATACGTATCTCTTTGCTCAATCTATGATGTCCATATTAGCTCAAGAAGAGCAAGGAGGGTCAGCTGTCAGACGGATTGCTCAGGAGGTTCAGCGATACGCTCATGAGAA AGGCCATGACGCTAGTCAGATCACTTTAGCACTGGGTACTGCAGCCTCCTATCCTCGAGCGTGCCAGGCTCTCGGTGCGATGTTGTCCAAAGGAGCGCTGAATCCAGCCGATATCACAGTCCTGTTCAAAATGTTTACAAGCATGGACCCGCCTCCAGTAGAACTG attCGAGTACCTGCCTTTCTGGACCTCTTCATGCAGTCGTTGTTTAAGCCAGGTGCTAAGATCAACCAGGACCACAAACACAAATATATTCACATACTGGCGTATGCAGCTAGTGTAGTAGAGATGTGGAAAAAG aacaaaagagTCAGCATAAACAAGGATGAACTCAAGTCAACTTCAAAAGCCATTGAAACCGTTCACAACCTGTGTTGCAATGAGAACAAAGGAGCATCAGAGTTGGTCGCAGAACTGAGCACTCTCTACCAGTGCATCAG GTTCCCAGTGGTGGCAATGGGTGTATTAAAGTGGGTGGATTGGACAGTGTCAGAACCACGGTACTTCCAACTGCAGACTGATCACACCCCAGTCCATCTGGCATTATTGGATGAG ATCAGTACGTGCCATCAGCTGCTTCATCCCCAAGTTCTACAGCTTCTTGTCAAgctttttgaaacagaacattCGCAGCTTGATGTAATGGAGCAG CTGGAGCTGAAGAAGACTCTCTTGGATAGAATGGTGCACTTACTCAGTCGAGGATACGTCCTGCCCGTCGTCAGCTACATCCGCAAATGCCTGGAGAAGCTAGATACCGATATCTCGCTCATCAGATACTTTGTTACAGAG GTGCTGGATGTGATTGCTCCTCCATATACCTCAGACTTTGTACAGCTTTTTCTTCCAATCTTGGAAAATGAAAGTATTGCAGGTACTATTAAAACAGAAGGAGAACATGATCCGGTCACTGAGTTCATAG ctcATTGCAAATCTAACTTTATTATGATGAACTAA
- the NELFCD gene encoding negative elongation factor C/D isoform X1: MEDADYLEGSAAEWGNEADGGAQDDEDGEGEDDAEVQQECLKKFSTPDYIMEPSIFNTLKRYFQAGGSPENVIQLLSENYTAVAQTVNLLAEWLIQTGVEPVQVQETVENHLKSLLIKHFDPRKADSIFTEEGETPAWLEQMIAHTTWRDLFYKLAEAHPDCLMLNFTVKLISDAGYQGEITSVSTACQQLEVFSRVLRTSLATILDGGEENLEKNLPEFAKMVCHGEHTYLFAQSMMSILAQEEQGGSAVRRIAQEVQRYAHEKGHDASQITLALGTAASYPRACQALGAMLSKGALNPADITVLFKMFTSMDPPPVELIRVPAFLDLFMQSLFKPGAKINQDHKHKYIHILAYAASVVEMWKKNKRVSINKDELKSTSKAIETVHNLCCNENKGASELVAELSTLYQCIRFPVVAMGVLKWVDWTVSEPRYFQLQTDHTPVHLALLDEISTCHQLLHPQVLQLLVKLFETEHSQLDVMEQLELKKTLLDRMVHLLSRGYVLPVVSYIRKCLEKLDTDISLIRYFVTEVLDVIAPPYTSDFVQLFLPILENESIAGTIKTEGEHDPVTEFIGKSHLFLAFLLPFVFVATCK, from the exons ATGGAGGACGCCGATTACCTCGAGGGCAGCGCGGCGGAGTGGGGCAACGAGGCGGACGGAGGGGCG CAAGACGATGAAGATGGAGAGGGAGAAGATGATGCTGAAGTGCAGCAAGAATGCCTGAAGAAATTTTCAACCCCAGACTACATAATGGAGCCGTCTATATTTAACACGTTAAAGAG ATATTTCCAAGCAGGAGGTTCTCCAGAGAATGTTATCCAGCTCCTCTCAGAAAACTACACTGCAGTGGCGCAGACTGTAAATTTGCTGGCAGAGTGGCTCATTCAGACAG GTGTTGAGCCAGTGCAAGTTCAGGAGACTGTAGAAAACCATTTAAAGAGCTTACTTATCAAGCATTTTGACCCTCGGAAAGCAGATTCCATCTTtacagaggaaggagag ACTCCAGCCTGGCTTGAGCAAATGATAGCACATACTACGTGGAGAGATCTCTTTTACAAGTTGGCAGAAGCCCATCCTGACTGTTTAATGCTTAATTTTACTGTGAAG cTTATATCTGATGCTGGATATCAAGGGGAAATAACCAGTGTTTCAACAGCTTGTCAGCAACTGGAAGTGTTTTCCAGAGTCCTGCGTACATCTCTGGCAACAATTTTagatggaggagaagaaaaccttgaaaaaaacCTCCCTGAGTTTGCt AAGATGGTGTGCCATGGAGAACATACGTATCTCTTTGCTCAATCTATGATGTCCATATTAGCTCAAGAAGAGCAAGGAGGGTCAGCTGTCAGACGGATTGCTCAGGAGGTTCAGCGATACGCTCATGAGAA AGGCCATGACGCTAGTCAGATCACTTTAGCACTGGGTACTGCAGCCTCCTATCCTCGAGCGTGCCAGGCTCTCGGTGCGATGTTGTCCAAAGGAGCGCTGAATCCAGCCGATATCACAGTCCTGTTCAAAATGTTTACAAGCATGGACCCGCCTCCAGTAGAACTG attCGAGTACCTGCCTTTCTGGACCTCTTCATGCAGTCGTTGTTTAAGCCAGGTGCTAAGATCAACCAGGACCACAAACACAAATATATTCACATACTGGCGTATGCAGCTAGTGTAGTAGAGATGTGGAAAAAG aacaaaagagTCAGCATAAACAAGGATGAACTCAAGTCAACTTCAAAAGCCATTGAAACCGTTCACAACCTGTGTTGCAATGAGAACAAAGGAGCATCAGAGTTGGTCGCAGAACTGAGCACTCTCTACCAGTGCATCAG GTTCCCAGTGGTGGCAATGGGTGTATTAAAGTGGGTGGATTGGACAGTGTCAGAACCACGGTACTTCCAACTGCAGACTGATCACACCCCAGTCCATCTGGCATTATTGGATGAG ATCAGTACGTGCCATCAGCTGCTTCATCCCCAAGTTCTACAGCTTCTTGTCAAgctttttgaaacagaacattCGCAGCTTGATGTAATGGAGCAG CTGGAGCTGAAGAAGACTCTCTTGGATAGAATGGTGCACTTACTCAGTCGAGGATACGTCCTGCCCGTCGTCAGCTACATCCGCAAATGCCTGGAGAAGCTAGATACCGATATCTCGCTCATCAGATACTTTGTTACAGAG GTGCTGGATGTGATTGCTCCTCCATATACCTCAGACTTTGTACAGCTTTTTCTTCCAATCTTGGAAAATGAAAGTATTGCAGGTACTATTAAAACAGAAGGAGAACATGATCCGGTCACTGAGTTCATAGGTAAGTCACATTTATTCCTTGCATTCCTGCTTCCTTTTGTATTTGTTGCAACTTGTAAATAA